In Lolium rigidum isolate FL_2022 chromosome 7, APGP_CSIRO_Lrig_0.1, whole genome shotgun sequence, the DNA window TATGCCAAATTAGGGAAGGATATTCTAAAAAAGTTTGGATGGTTGGACCTTGCTAGAAAAGTTCGAGTCAGCCACGATAATGTCAATATTCTTTTTCCAGTTAGTAGAACCTTTCATGCCCTAATCACTGATCAGTATTCCAAGACACTTGATGATAACTCATGTATCTCTGAAGAGCTATTGGGGTGTCCGGAAAAGAAGCTTGTAGGCGCTAACATTACTCTTCATAAAGCATTGGAAATATTGTCATCTTGCCATGGTTCCTTTTTGAAAGATGAACTAGCTCTCAGCCGAAAAGCTTCTAAATCTCCTCCTCAAACCATCATGAGAGAACTTGTATCTCTTCTActggaaagaaaaggaatgcccTCTCAGTTGCTAGAGCAGCTGCCAACTAGGTCTGTTCTCACTGACCTGTTAACAATACGAGTTTTCTTTTGAGAAACTAACGGACGGATAGTATAGAAACCTACTTTTCAATAAAGATTTTTTCTTACTTTGGCCTGTTGCTTGCTGATTTATTTTATTGCTAGGTGGGAAACCCTAGGTGATATCACTGTGCTTCCAAAGACTTGTTTTAAGGACCCACTGTGGGAATCCATTGGAGCAGAACTTTGGCACCTAATTGCCAAGTCACTCGGGGCACAACGTCTTGCTCGCCAAGTAAGTTACTTTTAGTTTTGAACTCTTAATTGCTCAGTAGCAGGAATATATTCGTTACAAAATATAACATGTTTTGGTAGGTTAAAACAGCTTACCAAAGCGTCTTAcatttggaacggaggtagtagtgataaTCTGAAACTAGAACAGTTGGCATGCCATATTATAGAAGATATAGATACAAATTATGTGTATGGTGTGTCCCATGGAACAATCCTTCTTGATGTACGGTGCTGCCTATTGAATAGAGTAACTTATAGCATCCATGTGCTGGTTCCCTTGCCATGTAGAAAGCTGTTCCTTCTATTGAGGATGTGTTTGACTAAGTCTTTCCTTTTTGCAGGGAAAAATCATGCCAAATGGCACAAGAGATAGCACATTAGAACTTCTTGTCGGTGACAATGGGTGGGTGACCCATTATGAAAATGGCATCTCTTATTCACTTGATGCAACAAAATGCATGTTTTCTTCTGGTAATCGCTCTGAGAAGCTTCGCATGGGACAGCTTGATTGTAGAGATGAAGTGGTTGTGGACTTGTTTTCTGGAATCGGATACTTTGTGCTCCCATTTCTTGTGAAGTATATCCTCGATGACAGCTGTTCGTCAAATTCTTAATCCAAAGTGATTTTCTTGTCCCTCTTACAAAACATTCCTTATTTCTTTGCAGGGCTCATGCCAAGTTAGTTTATGCATGCGAATGGAATCCACATGCCCTGGAGGCTCTTAACCGGaacgtgatggacaaccatgtagCAGATCGCTGTGTTATACTTGAAGGAGACAACCGTCTGACAGCACCAAAAGTATGTGGTGAACACATTTCACCTGTTGAGCTAAATACCTGTACCAGGATGGCTACTTACCGTCATGCTTTCTTAATTAGGGAGTTGCTGACCGTGTTTGTCTCGGGCTGATACCCTCCAGTGAATGTAGCTGGGCTACTGCTGTTAGGGCTTTAAGGTAATTTATCTGCACCCCCAATATTTGTAGTTTTTCGATGTTTCAAACGTAGAGGTCTACTGAGGTTTGCAAGCTTGGTTTGGCCTATACTCCAGTAGGACTAGCTGAGATTAATCTAGTTTGGAAAAGTTGTGGCCATAAACCTGAATCAGAATCTGAAGCAAAAAAAATAAGTTCTTAACTCTGGTTGTAATTTGTAAGCAAGATCAGCTTATAGGTCCagaaaatactactccctccgtcccgttttAATTAACTTGGGAGAGAAAAAACGCTTTAGAAATTGATTTTTACATTCCCGTCCTATAcagtttcaaatttaaaatagacTCCTAAGATCTACTGTCCGTGAGATCCAATCGATCGATGGATCGAGGGaaacgggcgcggcggcggcggacgggatGCTCTGGCAGACGGAGCTGCGCCAGCACGCCGCGGGGGAGTTCTCCATGGTcgccgggagcggcggcggcggacgggatGCTCTGGCAGACGGAGCTGCGCCAGCAcgccagggggggggggggggggagatctcCATGGCCGCCGCACAGGCCAACCTCGTCATGGAGGACCAGGCGCAGGTGCTCGCCTCCCCGGGCGCCACGCTCGTCGGCGTCCACGACAGCCACGGCGGGCCCGACGCCTCCCGGTTCCTCCGCTCCAGTCTCTTCCCCCACGTCCAACGTATGCCCACTATGCCTTCTATTCAACGACAAGGACGTGCGGGTACGGAGTAAAAATCGTCAgggttttttttgcaaaattacggtcaagttaattaaaacgggacggagggagtacatgctaGCATTTTGGTGTGACCAAATAATAGCATATGTATGTAGGTTGATTGACACAATAAAAATGGCTTGCTGGCTGTTCTTTCAGTGTGCAAGGCTATAAACAAAGGCTGAGCTGTTGTTTTTGGTAAAGACAGTACTAGATATCAGAAGTGTTCTTTTTTTATTACAGTGAGCTATTGGTAAAAGTGAACGCCTCCTTAATTACATCATGATGACATGTTTCGCTTATGTGTGTAGTCTAGTTATAGACACAAGGTTTTGCCAGCGAATGAGCTGCAAGGTGCCAAGATTACATCTTCTGCAAATCTATACTAGTTCCTTAGACTGATTTATTAGTTTGTTGGATGCACCGTGAACATCTCAAGTTCTGATTCTGTTCTATTGCTACACCTACTAGGGTTGATGGAGGCATACTGCATATACATGGGAATGTCAATGACACGGACGAGGCACGCTGGTTGGACAATGTTGTTGAATCCATCAGTAGTATCGCCACAACTCATGGTACACCAACGAAACATGTTAACATGCATCTCTTGTTCCTTTTTGAAATACTAATCTCTTGCCCTTGCACGCTATGGGATGTCATTGTGCCTCAGGACTATCTTGGAAAGTCTCTCTGGACCATGTTGAACGCGTCAAATGGTATGGGCCGCACATTCGACATGTCGTAGTCGATATCAGATGCCGGCCAAACTGACAAAGCAAAAAAAATGCTGAAGAAGATCATTCTGTGCTTGCGGATTCTGGATTGTATGAAAGGCAGTACTGCTATATCCTTTTGGTGGCTCGCCCTGCTGTTCTCAAGGGAGGAGAACAGAACAATGACAGatattttctcgaaaaaaaaaaacaatgacaGATATGTTGCTGTCCTTTATACCGTGTTTCTCGACTTGTTCACTATTTAAAGATGTTTTAGCTTTCTTCGAGAAAGCGTGTATCCAGATGGCAGACGTGTTTTAATGTGTAGGTTTACAAACATCTTGAAATAGTGAACAGAGAGAGTATGTTGTAACCGTATAAGAAGAAATAAGAGAGTATGTTGAAATATCTAAAACATATTCTGGTTCTTAATGTAATATTCACATACGATGGGCTATATATCTTCATTACTagtagtttctttttcttttaaatgTGCAGTAGTCTTTGCCGGTGTCTCAAATGGGGGCTAGGCTGGTTTCGTGATGTCGTGCAGGTCGGCAACTTGAGGGTTGCCTAGTCACATATACAGACAATACAAAAGCATCCGTCTTCATTGCTGCCGACTTGAAAATATCTGACGGATGTCCCCGGGACAGAGAGATCGTCTGTAATCCACTCAGTTTTGACCTCTTCCTTATGGCGAGGCCGAGGCTGGTGCAGCCGGAACACATTTGAAGCTCGACGCTTGCAAGCACGGTCCATCATCCATGCAATTGATCACTTTCACATGTCGGCATATTTTCCAACAGTCGAGTGTGCATCAAACAGAATAAGAACGCACACCTGTTTACCTTTTACAAGGCCAATAAGCTCTTACAACTGACCAAATTGAACTCCTTTCCTGCAAAACAGGCTTCTGCCATTCCGCTGGGTAACAAGCAcggattgcaaaaaaaaaatactctTTTATTAGATGTACTTGCAAAAAACGAACTTACAGAAGAACAAAGTACGTCCACAACATTTGCGCAACTCCGTGCAACGAGCAAAAAGTCACAAGATATACACAATCATCTCAACAATGCAAAGCAAAAAAACTTCTTATCCGTCCAGCTAACATGGAAAAACGAAAGAACCAAGAGCAGTTTCGCTATCAGTACATCATTTTCTACAAGGAAACGGACTCTACTTGAGCCTTACTGGCTGCTGCTGCAGCCCTCCTCTCATCATAGCGCAGAACTCCTCATAGTTGATCCTCCCGTCCTGGAAATTTTGCCACAAGAGCGCCATCAAGAAATGAAAGGAACAAACATGAGAAAGTACTGACAACACGCAGACTTACATTATCCGTATCGACTTCTGATATGATGTCCTTTATGGTGTCCGCGTCACCCATTTCATGCTCGATCAAAGCAGTCTCCAGCTCATCCCTTGTGATGAAGCTGCATAAAAATCAAGGTAATCCTTAGTCAAATAAATCCTGGGGTTTCATGCGCGGGTGCATTGTACAACTATCATTCCGGCCAAGTTGTCGTATCACACCATTAAGCAATTCAGCAAACATAAGTAAAGTGTGAACCTGTAAATATCATGCCTCACTAGTGATAAGATCTGATTTGGAAAACAAAACTATCACTCGTGACAATCAGACGCTGTAGAAAGCGACGTAGCCCATTATCAGAAAAAAAATACTCACCCACTGCTGTCTTTATCAAAGTACTGGAATGCCTTGAACAGATGCTCATCTCTTTCGAGCTTGTGTCTGTGCATCGTAGCTGTTATGAACTCAACGTAGTCAATCGATCCATTGCCGTCCACGTCAGCCTGGAATGGATCAGAAGGTAAGCATACATTGTAAACAATATCATGCTTGAGAAAGGTACTGTAATAGCTCAGGAGCGGTGCATACTGCTTCCATCAACTGTTTTACTTCAGCTTCTGACAGCTTCGATCCAAGCTTGGCTAATCCTGCTTTGAGTTCTTCATATGTGATTGTCCCACTGTTATCTGTGTCCATGTTACTAAACATTTGCTTCAAGCCCTTGATCTCTTCCTCGTTAAGGTTTGAAGCTATAACCTGCATACACATTTGCTTATAAGGACCAGAGGGAAAAAGGCATTCAATTATCATATGAAGATAATAATACCTTCAAAGCCATCTTTTTCAGTTTATTCATTGCTCTGAATTGCTTCATCCTAGAAAGCACAGCACTGTCAATGGGCTTATCTGATGCTTCTCCTTCTCTGAGCCATGGATGTTCTGATCCAGCATAAACAAAATATCAGATTTTGGTGAAAGGAACAAATATTTGAAGGTTAATGTACTGTCAAGAAGCTTACGAAGAACTTGGGCTGAAGTAATTCTTTTCTTTGGGTCTTGTGCCAACATCTTCCTCACAAGGTCTTTAGCACTCTCAGAAATTGATGGCCATGGCTGACTTTCAAAGTCAATCTCCCCTTGAAGAATAGCATCAAATATTCCCTTCTCGGTTTCTGCAAAGTAAAACAGAAGAATGACAACAAAATGTTACAGCTTAATTGTATACCTTAATTCAGAAGGTGGAAGTACATCAGGACTTGAGAGGCAAACATACCAGCCCAGAATGGAGGAACACCACTGAGAAGAATGTATAGAATAACACCTGCACTCCAAACATCTATCTCTTTACCATAATTTCGCCTAAGCACTTCAGGAGCAACATAATAAGCACTTCCGACGATGTCCCTATACATTTTTCCTGATATATTTGGAAGACAGTTAGTACACATGAAAATAAGTTAATGTGTATACAATAACAAAAGTTTGAAAGATTAAATAGTTTGTCACATCACATTCTCTTTGATTAAACAAAGAATCAGTCAAAACGGCTTACAGGATAAAAAAAAGGCTGGTGGTTATGCTTTCAGAGGCAGATGATAAACTACTgatatgaagtcataaaatagacCATGGCGCCACGCCATACTCGCTATAGGAGATAACATGGCAAAAATGTAGGGGAAAAAAGACCAGAGGAACTCTATCCCTCCACCATCACATCACCGGCCACCACCAAGTCACTAACCACAACACCGTGTTATTATATCTGCATTAGCGATAGAAAATGCTTGCAGATTCCAAAAACTGAAAAGCATGAAGTTTAAAGAACATTGAGAGTCTGATCTGAACTGGCCAAGTGATCAATACATACTACTCCAGCTATACAATACTTTACAAGATATATGTCCAGTTGCTATTAGAGTTGTCCACCAAGAAAATACAATTttcacaagcatatgcatgttatACATTATATGTGTGTTACCTTCTTCAATGAAGACTGAGAGCCCAAAATCAGTGGCCTTGAGCACTGCATTCTCATCCTTGGTTGCAAGCAAAAAGTTCTCTGGCTTCAGATCACGGTGCATCACTCCCATGAAATGGCAAACATTGACGACATTCACAACTCCTCTGCAGATTGTAGCAGCTGCCCGCTCTGAGTAGTGTCCCTTAGCAATGATCCGATCAAAGAGCTCCCCGCCTGCGCAGAGCTCCATCACGACATGCACGCTGCCCTTGTCCTCATACGCTCCGCAGAACTCTACTATGTTTGGCTGTCCAGAAAGATGCTGCATGATCTGGATCTCCCTGCGAATATCCTCCTTGTCGGCCTTACTCACGAGCTTGCGCTTGGAGATGGACTTGCAAGCGTACTGCCTGCCAGTGGTAATCTCGGTGCAGAGGTACGTCACCCCGAACTGCCCCCTTCCGAGTTCCTTACCAAGGGTGTAGACAGAGCGCACATCCTCGAACTGCTTGCCGAGAATCGTGTCAGGCATGGGCTTCAAGGGGGCAACAACTGGTGGGACTACCGGAGCGTTCATCGCCGGCGGTGTGTACCTCACCTCACCCTGTGGTGGTGGCTGagcattgttgttgttgttgttgtaactaGGAGGTGTTTGCGCTTGTTTTGGCTGTGAAGAATAGCCATAGCCATTGGCTCCTCCTCCTTGGTTTGAATCCGGGGTAGTAGCACTGCTGCAACACTGCCCCATTTGTACTCAGATTCTTCCTTCCAGTTCTGAATCTGCAACCCCAGTTGGCCGAGCAGATTCAAAACCTGAATCTGTAAGCAAAACCCAAGAGAACCTCTGTCAGAGATCAAGCAAAACAATGAAGAAACATTTGTTATACTGAATCAAGTACGAACTCATCCACGAATCATCAACAAAGTAATACAATAGATCATTCAAGAACAAGGGAAGAAAAACCAAAGCTGGATCTAGAAGCAGAACTCAAACAAGAAGAGCGGAAGGGGGAAAGAAGAAGTTGCCTTTGACACAAGTTTGACCTCTTTCCCCTCCCAATCCGGTACAAGGAACACAGGAATTTGCAGGACAAGGTAGCTGGGCGGTCGCTTTGGTGACGCCGGAAGCAACAAGCAGAGGAGATAAGGATGCACGCAAATTGGGCAAGAGACAAAAGAAAGGGCCGACAGAAAGCAACGTGGCCAACGCGGCACTCAGGGGAAAAGAAGAAAACTACAGCACACAGGATCGTTTCACCAAATCTGCAGACGAATCAGTACCAGAAATCTACTGAATCCAAGAACATAAGCACGGCAAGGAGACACGGACAGATTGCTCGGTAGAAGCGCAGAAGGAGAGCGCTCGTGGGGAATGAGCTTTACATCAAGCTGTTGCACCACTGTCAGATCCAAAGAAGGGGCAAGCTTTTCGTAGTCAGATCAAATTCTTAATCTCCTACCAAAAGAAGCACGGGGAGAATTCCTACTCCTGATCTTTTCATAAGCGGAATAGTAGCAGCCTAATCCAAGGAAAGATACGTGAGCAAGCGTAAGGAAACAAGAACAGGGGCGGAGACGCGTACCGAGAAAGATCCTTAGCTCTGAAGCTCTTCGCCGTCCCAGCGCGCACAGGAACCTGCGGCGTCTAATCAGGAACAAATCTTAAGAGTAGGAGGGAGGACAGAGCAAGAACAGCTCGACCGCGGTAGTGGATTGCAGGTGGTGGCACCGCGATTAGCGTCGGGCCCCTATTCCTATCGTGACAGCGACTAAGACACGCGGGCAAGACGATATCTTGGCaaggaaaataaagaaataaaattCGGTACTGTACGAGAAAAAGGGAAGAATAAATGGGGCAGTGCCGTACCGTGTTAGGAGTTTTGGGAATTGTCTTTTAGACCATTTAGAGTTTTTAatggaatttgaaattttctttttgcgagaaatccaccgatctattaataatcatcaacagtagtataaataaaccaaaaagtaaagaaaattacaaattggtactcggaccacctagcgacaattacaaacactagcacgagccgaaggcgcgccgctgtccacgcccctccatcgccgaagtcaggcaaagcttgtcgtagtagagcttgttgtagtagacagacgggaagtcgtcgtgctaaagtCCCAAAGGACCGGCGCACCGGAGCGACGAACCATcgtcaatgatgacaaccgtagatcggaagagactatcatgaaaccacaccaacaaacacgaaaaccgaccgtATCCCAAGAGATCCGACGGCACACAACTTCACGCGCCCTCCGTCggtgctagatgcaccaccggagcgaggataggacggggtggaccttattctgacttcaggatgtagccgccgcctcaccatccaaaAAAAAAGACTGAaaagcaaactaaaataagaactgAAACTCCCCGCTGGCGAGGGACCATGGTCCGCcacaaggccccaaggccaccagaggcggagcggaccgacggtatcaccggagaggaggacggaaccctagatgggttttgtgcCTTTTTTCCGCCGCCTCCTCGGTTCCTTCGCACGTTAATGGAATTTGAAATTACTTCCTGGTTTGGACTTTAAGATGGATCCGCTTATAATGCATTTGTTGTATTCGCTCAATTCTAAAAATGTTGtcgtagatttatctaaatttagatgtatatattttttCTTTAGAATGGTGGAGGTATATATTTTTAATTCATATTCATATGTTTAGATAACTGAATTTGGATCTAAGGGTATATTTAAAGATGAATCTAATAATATGTGACAACAGAGCTTCCCACCATCGAGCAAATGCACACACCGACCTCCTGTTTTAAGCCACCTCTTCGACGATCTCGTTACCATTCATCCCCTCGCCGAAAAAAACCTAGCCACACCACCCACTTCTCGGCGATGTCGCACAACCACGAAGCCGAACGGGCGCCATGGTTGCCTACTTGTCATCGTTGTCGACGAGGTCGATATAGACCGAAGGCGCCCAAAGCCACGGCCAATGAAGAGGCTGTTGTGGCGCCAGAGGTGGTGATGGTGCGGCCGCAGGCGGTGCTGCTACGGGAGGAGGCGCTGGAGGAGTCAATGGCCTCCCTTGGGCCAACGTGGAGGCTCGTAGTTGGACGACGAGGCTATCCCACTTAGCGAGGTCGTCGAGCTCGCTATTGTCGATGGCCATCTCCATGGCCTCGTCctccgcgaggttcggtagttggaGTTCATCATCCTCCTCCAAGGCGCCATCCTCGTCATCTTTGAAGTGGGCGCGGAGCTTCTAGTTGAAGAAGTTGACGTCACCTAGGTAACCCATGCGGCGGCACGGGTCGAAGTCCCACCTCATGATGGTGGACCAATTGTAGGAGTCGAGGACGAAGGTCGGATCATCGCGTAGATCTGGTGGGAGGATGAAACTACGGCGGCGGATCTAGTAGCGTCGTTGGCATTCCTCGTGCGACACCGGAGGCACCGGGACACGGGGGTGGTTGAGGTACCAGCCACCACTCGGCATGCCCACATCCCACCAAGGACCGGCTGGTTCTCCTCGAACAGCCGGTGGGCGTGTTCCACCGACTCGTATCGATGGTTGCGCGGGGTTTTCTTCTTCTTGGCGCCCGAGGACCCGGTCTTGGCGTCGTGCTttatcttgcggaacggccatccCTTTCCCATGGCGATGTCTGTGGCGGTTGGTTGTAGGCGAGGTGTGGCGAGAATCTCCCTATTTAAAAGGCTGGGCGCCGCTTTCAACTGGTGAAATGTCCAAGTGTCGCCTGAGCCAACACTAGAGCGCATGGAGGCAAGACAACGCCATTAACGTGATGTAAGTAACCGAACCTTCATCGAAGCCATTACTCACACGCGGAAGATGAAATAAATGCTATCACTAGCAGGCGGACCTAAAAGAAAACAAGGCGGACGCGTGCGCTAACCATGCAGCATCCAAAAAACGCATTTACATCATGAATTTGAGTTGCGTTTATGTCTCCACGAACAAACATAATCAGCTTACATCAGGCCCGCTGGATTGAGATGCAGAACCATTTTTAGCGGCGCGTTGATGCCGCTCGGATGCCCTAAAATACCTAACCTTGGTTCGGAGTAGGAGAAAAGACGAAGTACCCTGCAAAACAAAtgtgcttagggcatctccaacgcggagacccaaacccaaaaacggACACCACTTtcgtccgtttgggtaaaaacgCGTCCCAACGCGCAGACCCAAATGCAAAACGGACGCCATTTAAGTCCGGGGCGACCCAAACCTGACCAAAATCTGGGCGGACTTTGCGTCTGTCCGGATGGCTCGGGACACCTTCGGACGTCCGTTTTTCTCCACATGACCCCACATGTTCTCTCTCCTCTATCCTCTTTTTCCACGTGGAGATGACCGGAATAGCCACCGGATTTTGGCTGGCTCGGCCAATCGCTCCCGTCGCCCACGCCGGCCGCACCCCGTCGCCGACTCCTCACTTTTTTTCATCCATGCCGGAAGTTGCTGCTTCAAAAAAAGCTCCGGCGGCAAAGCTCGTCGACGGCGATGTGCAGGGTGGCGGCCAAGGGCGCGTGCACGGGCGGCGCCTTGCAGTCGAGCCACGAGCGGCCGCGCGCCTCGCCACGGCCGAGCCCAAGACGGCAGCGCGCCGCTCTGCCCTGGACGCCCGCGCCATGGCCGGAGGCGCCGCTCCGCCCGGCTGCCCATGACGCCCGCTGCGGGGCCGGGGCCGGGACACACGGGACGAGGCGGCCGCGAACACGGCGCCGCGGCGACGCGCCGCGGCGGCGAGCGAGGCCGTGCCCGCGGAGACGGGGcggccgggcggcggcgaggcTGCGCTCGCGGAGACGggcagcgcgcggcggcgggcggcgcgccgcAGCGGCGGGGCCGCGGCGGCGAACGGGGCCGCGCCGCGGCGGTGAACGGCGAGGGCGCCTCGGCACGACGCCGGCTGCCCCGCGCGTCGCCATCCACGACGCCGGCCGCCCACGCTCGCCTCCCTCGAGCCGGCCGCGCGAGGCACCCGGCGAGGGCGGAGCCGGCGCACCGGCGGGGCCGCGGCTGGCCGTGCGCGcgcggccgccggccgcgtcggccacgggcgggCACGCACGGGCTGTGGCGGAGCCAACCGCGCGAGGCACgggcgggggcggcgccggcCGCGGCGGCCACGGGCGGGCCCGGAGCTGGCCGTGCGCGCCTCgacgccggccgcgtcggccacgaGCGGGCACGCGCGGGCACGGGCGGACGGAAAGGGGCGGCGCCGGCCGCGTTGGGCATGCGCGGGCACGGGCAGGGGAGGACGCGCGCTGCTGCGGACTGTCCCCGGCCGTGCTGGAGCTCGCCGTGCCCGACCGCCGTGCTCCTCTCCAACTCCAGCGCGAGCTTGGGGTCGTTCCTCTTGCTCGTGCGTGGCCTAGGAGCAGCTGGTCACCACGCCGGGTCGGAGCTCTCCACgactagtactagtactagtactatTTGCAAGCAAAAGGAGGACAGCAGCGTTGGGGTCTGTACGCGATCCAAACGGACAACCGGATGTCCTCCTGTTTCGAGCCTACCCAAACGGACAAAAAAGATGAAAAAGTATATCCGTTTAGGTcgtagcgttggagatgcccttaggtgtCGGTATCAGAGTGGAGGAGCCAGAGGCGACAAGGGCCCATGCCTCTGGTTAGGCGCACATGACGCATATTGTTTGCTTGCCGCACGCTGTGATTACTGGACCAGGACACATGGGTGCATGGCTGATGCCATGTCGTCCAAAACATCAACCAACTTGGCCTTTTTAAAAAAGGTCTGGCCTCTGAATCatcaaaataatatatttattttgttCGAAACTAAATGATTTAGATATATTTAAAATTATATTAGTTATAAGTACATCTATATCTAGATAAAACTGGGTCACTTATTCTGAAATAAAAGGAAGTACATACTGTACCTTATTCATTAAACAAGAGGGAAAAACATTTTAATGCTGCAACATGCGTGAAGATCCAGCTAGTGAGACGGGGTATCCCTCAGCACGCTACTCTTAGCACAAAAGTTGAGTCCTTCCTTAGGAGTtagaacatgtacaatagttaacAAGGTAATTTTTTTATTCCAAGTCACTtcgacaaaaggaaaaaaaatagagtACAGTGATTCATCTCTTAAGTTATCTCTAGTAATTATTGACTACATGCTCCAAAAATAATGGGGTTGTTAACACCAAAAATAAAATATTATAGTAAGAGAAGATATCTTGTGCAATGGTGAAAATGTATTATCTTACGTTACGATAATCCTTCttactatttgtttgttgtgtgTCAGTGCAAGTGAAGAAAGGAAGTGGTGGCAACCGCGGAAAATGTTATTATTGAAATGTATTCCTTTGGTCTACTGTTAGATTATTTATTCTCCATAGAGGATGATGTCACGGTTatattaaaaaaaatagaaaacaaaaaactaTTTTGGGTATTACCCTCAGGGGATATTACACTGCGGTACATGTGTATATCATTTAGGTTATTTCACATGTATATACAATTGCATCTACCATAGTTTTGGTTGAGCTTATAGTCATATCAAATGTCTAGTTGCAATTAGCTTTCAATTTACTCTTCCTTGCAAAATGTTGTATACCTGGTTTGCATGCGGATGATCAGTTAATTAGAGTAGCTGGTTTCTTCTATAATTAAACAATGTTTTGTTTCCAAACCTCAAACAAAGGGAGGAATTACTAGAATGATAGACTTAGTTTAATCCAGATATTCGATATCCAATAGACTCTTAATTGACATATTTAGGATTGATGAATTGTGACCATGATATATAATTTCCAAAAATGATCATATTTTCAATAAAGAGTTTTTCTAAGGACTTGCAAGAAACACAACCTTTTGCAAATAGTTTTTCAAACCATGATGCAGATTGAATACTTTCAGTATAAAAGAGAGAAGCT includes these proteins:
- the LOC124675413 gene encoding LOW QUALITY PROTEIN: calcium-dependent protein kinase 19-like (The sequence of the model RefSeq protein was modified relative to this genomic sequence to represent the inferred CDS: inserted 1 base in 1 codon), which encodes MAMAILHSQNKRKHLXSYNNNNNNAQPPPQGEVRYTPPAMNAPVVPPVVAPLKPMPDTILGKQFEDVRSVYTLGKELGRGQFGVTYLCTEITTGRQYACKSISKRKLVSKADKEDIRREIQIMQHLSGQPNIVEFCGAYEDKGSVHVVMELCAGGELFDRIIAKGHYSERAAATICRGVVNVVNVCHFMGVMHRDLKPENFLLATKDENAVLKATDFGLSVFIEEGKMYRDIVGSAYYVAPEVLRRNYGKEIDVWSAGVILYILLSGVPPFWAETEKGIFDAILQGEIDFESQPWPSISESAKDLVRKMLAQDPKKRITSAQVLQHPWLREGEASDKPIDSAVLSRMKQFRAMNKLKKMALKVIASNLNEEEIKGLKQMFSNMDTDNSGTITYEELKAGLAKLGSKLSEAEVKQLMEAADVDGNGSIDYVEFITATMHRHKLERDEHLFKAFQYFDKDSSGFITRDELETALIEHEMGDADTIKDIISEVDTDNDGRINYEEFCAMMRGGLQQQPVRLK